One window of the Halorussus sp. MSC15.2 genome contains the following:
- a CDS encoding heme-copper oxidase subunit III — translation MTVADDSTEEHGHHLPAVEDWPRGFGEASWWPFVTALGGAGIYVGAALFLLAQGQQPIVDPIFGPVVFIGSVGLFLAGLYGWVYHAFVKAFWSSDGHGDSALRWGMTLFLGSEIATFSAGFVYYFFIRVGTWSTEGLPHLLGSLVLINTALLILSSFTLHWGHVELRKGNRKNFLVGLAATLLLGVVFIGGQVLEYYEFIQHEGFTLTSGIFASAFYGLTGLHGLHVSMGAVLIGIVFVRALYGQYSADRHVSVTTVSMYWHFVDAVWIFLVVVLYAGAEITV, via the coding sequence ATGACAGTAGCGGACGATTCAACGGAAGAGCACGGCCATCACCTTCCGGCCGTCGAAGACTGGCCGCGAGGGTTCGGCGAGGCGAGTTGGTGGCCCTTCGTCACCGCCCTCGGCGGTGCGGGCATCTACGTCGGGGCCGCACTGTTCCTGCTCGCGCAGGGCCAGCAACCGATAGTCGACCCAATCTTCGGTCCCGTCGTCTTCATCGGGTCGGTCGGCCTGTTCCTCGCGGGCCTGTACGGGTGGGTCTACCACGCCTTCGTCAAGGCGTTCTGGTCGAGTGACGGCCACGGCGACAGCGCGCTCAGATGGGGAATGACGCTGTTCCTCGGTTCGGAGATAGCCACGTTCAGCGCCGGGTTCGTCTACTACTTCTTCATCCGCGTCGGCACTTGGTCCACCGAGGGACTCCCGCACCTGCTCGGGTCGCTGGTCCTCATCAACACCGCACTCCTGATACTGTCGAGTTTCACGCTCCACTGGGGCCACGTCGAACTCCGGAAGGGTAACCGGAAGAACTTCCTCGTCGGTCTCGCGGCCACGCTCCTGCTCGGCGTCGTCTTCATCGGCGGGCAGGTGCTGGAGTACTACGAGTTCATCCAGCACGAGGGCTTCACCCTCACCTCGGGCATCTTCGCGTCCGCGTTCTACGGCCTGACCGGCCTGCACGGACTCCACGTCTCGATGGGCGCGGTCCTCATCGGCATCGTGTTCGTCCGCGCGCTCTACGGACAGTACTCCGCCGACCGCCACGTCTCGGTCACGACGGTCTCGATGTACTGGCACTTCGTGGACGCAGTCTGGATATTCCTCGTCGTCGTGCTGTACGCCGGCGCGGAAATCACGGTCTGA
- a CDS encoding SHOCT domain-containing protein — MSPTGDDRRFASMLADRADHPSVTADRLAGTADAVSDLESALVTRLVAGEEPEFCFECGDEGVGFDDPESTVTPERGGVYLFTDRRVYLQLGVEGGDESVSLPYGDIVGVRSRDGVRRHRIDLAVADAKYFLWLPAALDADDVARAAEYVTYRSKAESPDTGGGGSASPDEPQSLRDRLERLGDAKSRGLIDEEEFQRRKEDLLDE; from the coding sequence ATGTCACCGACCGGCGACGACCGACGGTTCGCGTCGATGCTCGCCGACCGCGCCGACCACCCGTCGGTCACGGCCGACCGACTGGCGGGGACGGCCGACGCCGTCAGTGACCTCGAATCGGCGCTCGTGACCCGCCTCGTCGCCGGCGAGGAACCCGAGTTCTGCTTCGAGTGCGGCGACGAGGGCGTCGGGTTCGACGACCCGGAGTCCACCGTGACCCCCGAACGGGGCGGCGTCTACCTGTTCACCGACCGCCGGGTGTACCTCCAGTTGGGCGTCGAGGGTGGAGACGAGTCGGTGAGTCTCCCCTACGGCGATATCGTCGGCGTTCGCTCGCGTGACGGAGTTCGACGCCACCGCATCGACCTCGCGGTCGCGGACGCCAAGTACTTCCTCTGGCTTCCGGCCGCACTCGACGCCGACGACGTGGCCCGCGCCGCCGAGTACGTGACCTACCGTTCCAAAGCCGAGTCGCCCGACACCGGGGGTGGCGGGTCGGCGTCGCCGGACGAACCCCAGAGTCTGCGCGACCGACTCGAACGACTCGGCGACGCCAAGTCGCGCGGACTCATCGACGAGGAGGAGTTCCAGCGTCGCAAGGAGGACCTACTGGACGAGTGA
- the pdhA gene encoding pyruvate dehydrogenase (acetyl-transferring) E1 component subunit alpha has product MTTMAIQAPDVTRVVDPDGTIDERTDPDLSASAVTDLYRLQVLARTFDEKAVKLHRQGRIGTYAPLQGQEAAQVGAAYALSESDYCFPTYRDHAMYLTRGLDLEDVLVYLLGEGNYVDREDPDGLRTFPPTIPIATQLPHAVGTSMAADYRGDDCATLVSFGDGATSEGDFHEGMNFAGVFETPTVFFCQNNQWAISVPRERQTASATIAQKADAYGFEGVRVDGNDVLAVYGAVEDALEAAKDGEGPRLIEAVTYRRGAHTTTDDPSKYRDDEEVEEWRKEDPVERTREYLAETHDWTDEDERQLRSWADDRVADAVEGVKDRTGLDVDDIFEHVYARTPESLERQRQQVVDDPEVER; this is encoded by the coding sequence TTGACGACAATGGCAATACAGGCACCAGACGTTACCCGCGTGGTCGACCCGGACGGTACCATCGACGAACGGACGGACCCCGACCTCTCGGCGTCGGCGGTAACCGACCTGTACCGGCTACAGGTACTCGCCCGGACGTTCGACGAGAAGGCGGTAAAACTCCACCGGCAGGGACGCATCGGAACGTACGCGCCCCTCCAAGGACAGGAGGCCGCGCAGGTCGGCGCGGCCTACGCGCTCTCGGAGTCGGACTACTGCTTCCCGACGTACCGCGACCACGCGATGTATCTGACGCGTGGTCTCGACCTCGAAGACGTGTTGGTATACCTGCTCGGGGAGGGCAACTACGTGGACCGCGAGGACCCCGACGGACTCCGGACCTTCCCGCCGACGATACCCATCGCCACCCAACTCCCCCACGCGGTCGGGACGAGCATGGCGGCAGACTACCGGGGCGACGACTGCGCCACGCTGGTGAGTTTCGGCGACGGCGCGACCAGCGAAGGCGACTTCCACGAGGGGATGAACTTCGCGGGCGTGTTCGAGACGCCGACGGTGTTCTTCTGCCAGAACAACCAGTGGGCCATTTCGGTGCCCCGCGAGCGCCAGACTGCCTCCGCGACCATCGCCCAGAAGGCCGACGCCTACGGGTTCGAGGGCGTCCGCGTGGACGGCAACGACGTGCTGGCAGTGTACGGCGCGGTCGAAGACGCGCTCGAAGCCGCGAAAGACGGCGAGGGTCCCCGACTCATCGAAGCCGTCACCTACCGGCGGGGTGCCCACACGACCACCGACGACCCGTCGAAGTACCGCGACGACGAGGAGGTCGAGGAGTGGCGGAAGGAGGACCCGGTCGAACGGACTCGGGAGTATCTCGCGGAGACTCACGACTGGACCGACGAGGACGAGCGCCAACTCCGCTCGTGGGCCGACGACCGGGTCGCCGACGCCGTCGAGGGCGTCAAGGACCGAACAGGTCTCGACGTGGACGACATTTTCGAACACGTCTACGCGCGGACGCCCGAGTCGCTCGAACGACAGCGCCAGCAGGTCGTCGACGACCCGGAAGTCGAGCGATAG
- a CDS encoding prolyl oligopeptidase family protein, protein MPTPPDWTADPPPTRREPVTEEFHGTEVADPYRWLERDDEAVREWTAAQNEYADTLLAAPVRDRLRSEMRSLTAVSEYGTVEAANGRYFRTVRDPGDDHARLVVSESPDGDWTRLVDPDETGDAPTRSMAWFLPAPDGEHVAYGVAGGDERVDIRVASVPDGEDVAVLDDCGRVSRAFVGYDPASPGTVAWDADSEGLYYVATEPASGGGTETELRRWRFDGSEEVLFAPDDPDGWPLVRTDPASGTLAVAVHDASGTDWWVRADGEFRPVLTDSDAETFAVFGDGRVFVQTDHEAPRKRVVACSLSRFRAGDLSLADCETILPEREAVLQSVAATPDSLVAQYSEDACARLAVYDHEGGHRRDLPLPEFSSVSKLRTDSDAEAAFYLVEGFDRPPTLVRADLGTGDRRELASVEVATPDDLVVRRTFVESSGGVEVPVFVCHRASVECDGDNPAVLHGYGGFRSSRPPDFDRFRLPFLADGGVYARVCARGGHEYGEEWHEDGMGAAKRHTFDDFVAAGEYLCSAGYTSPDRLAVTGRSNGGLSVGAVVTRRPDLWAAARCSVPLLDLLRFHRLGMGAAWTPEYGDPDDPEAFDYLRAYSPYHDVEEGVEYPPVLFATGESDTRVHPGHARKMAARMQAEADGGPFLLRTTADAGHGGGETAETVATEQTDKWTFLYEALGVDE, encoded by the coding sequence ATGCCGACGCCCCCGGACTGGACTGCCGACCCGCCGCCGACCCGCCGCGAACCCGTCACCGAGGAGTTCCACGGAACCGAAGTCGCCGACCCCTACCGATGGCTGGAGCGCGACGACGAGGCGGTCCGCGAGTGGACCGCCGCGCAGAACGAGTACGCCGACACGCTCCTCGCCGCACCCGTGCGGGACCGCCTCCGGTCGGAGATGCGCTCGCTGACCGCTGTCTCGGAGTACGGTACCGTCGAGGCCGCGAACGGCCGGTACTTCCGGACCGTCCGCGACCCCGGCGACGACCACGCGCGACTCGTGGTCAGTGAGTCCCCGGACGGCGACTGGACGCGACTCGTGGACCCCGACGAGACCGGAGACGCGCCCACCCGCTCGATGGCGTGGTTCCTGCCAGCACCGGACGGCGAACACGTCGCCTACGGCGTCGCGGGCGGCGACGAGCGCGTGGACATTCGCGTCGCGAGCGTACCCGACGGCGAGGACGTGGCCGTGTTGGACGACTGCGGGCGGGTCAGTCGCGCGTTCGTGGGATACGACCCCGCGAGTCCCGGCACGGTCGCGTGGGACGCCGACAGCGAGGGGTTGTACTACGTCGCCACCGAACCGGCGTCGGGCGGCGGTACCGAGACGGAACTGCGCCGCTGGCGCTTCGACGGGAGCGAGGAGGTCCTCTTCGCTCCGGACGACCCGGACGGGTGGCCGCTGGTCAGGACCGACCCCGCCTCCGGGACGCTGGCGGTGGCGGTCCACGACGCGTCGGGCACCGACTGGTGGGTCCGGGCGGACGGCGAGTTCCGGCCCGTCCTCACCGACAGCGACGCCGAGACGTTCGCGGTGTTCGGCGACGGACGCGTCTTCGTTCAGACCGACCACGAGGCCCCCCGCAAGCGCGTGGTGGCCTGCTCGCTGTCGCGGTTCCGCGCGGGCGACCTCTCGCTGGCCGACTGCGAGACAATCCTCCCCGAGCGAGAGGCGGTCCTCCAGTCGGTCGCCGCGACGCCCGACTCCCTCGTCGCCCAGTACTCCGAGGACGCCTGCGCCCGCCTCGCGGTCTACGACCACGAGGGCGGCCACCGCCGGGACCTCCCACTTCCGGAGTTCTCGTCGGTGTCGAAACTCCGGACCGACTCCGATGCCGAGGCGGCGTTCTATCTGGTCGAAGGCTTCGACCGGCCGCCGACGCTGGTCCGCGCCGACCTCGGGACGGGCGACCGCCGGGAACTGGCGAGCGTCGAGGTGGCGACGCCCGACGACCTCGTGGTTCGCCGGACGTTCGTGGAGTCGTCGGGCGGCGTCGAGGTGCCGGTGTTCGTCTGCCACCGAGCGAGCGTCGAGTGCGACGGCGATAACCCGGCGGTGCTCCACGGCTACGGCGGGTTCCGCTCCAGCAGGCCGCCGGACTTCGACCGGTTCCGACTGCCGTTTCTCGCGGACGGCGGCGTGTACGCGCGCGTCTGTGCGCGCGGCGGTCACGAGTACGGCGAGGAGTGGCACGAGGACGGGATGGGCGCGGCGAAACGGCACACCTTCGACGACTTCGTTGCGGCGGGCGAGTACCTCTGTTCGGCGGGGTACACCAGTCCCGACCGACTCGCGGTCACCGGACGGTCGAACGGCGGTCTGTCGGTCGGCGCGGTCGTGACTCGGCGACCGGACCTCTGGGCCGCGGCGCGGTGTTCGGTACCGCTACTGGACCTGCTCCGGTTCCACCGATTGGGGATGGGCGCGGCGTGGACGCCCGAGTACGGCGACCCGGACGACCCCGAGGCGTTCGACTACCTCCGGGCGTACTCGCCGTACCACGACGTCGAGGAGGGCGTCGAGTATCCGCCGGTCCTGTTCGCGACCGGCGAGAGCGACACGCGCGTCCACCCGGGTCACGCCCGGAAGATGGCCGCTCGGATGCAGGCGGAGGCCGACGGCGGCCCGTTCCTCCTGCGGACGACCGCCGACGCCGGTCACGGCGGCGGCGAGACCGCCGAGACCGTTGCGACAGAGCAGACCGACAAGTGGACGTTCCTCTACGAGGCGCTGGGAGTGGACGAGTAA
- a CDS encoding ABC transporter ATP-binding protein, with protein sequence MNDVLVAEDLRKTYGDTAALAGVSLSVGEGEVFALIGPNGAGKTTLVRALTGTTDPDSGSVSVFGTDPESADPQRLGLLPQAFDPPERLTARELVEYYAGLYDEARDPEAVLAEVGMADADETWYENLSGGQRRRACVGTALVNDPDLLFLDEPTTGIDPAGRRALWSLIEELADRGTTVFLTTHYMAEAERLADRVALLADGEVAAAGSPSALVAEHGGRTRIVVETDADVSAVADAFAGTDFEVESSEGRLVVGGVEPEDIGDVVSALNDRGVAYESLAWKQPTLEDAFLRVTGKSVAGGEGISVGTNREGEPAFAGGER encoded by the coding sequence ATGAACGACGTACTGGTCGCCGAGGACCTCCGGAAGACCTACGGCGACACCGCGGCGCTGGCCGGCGTGTCGCTGTCGGTCGGCGAGGGCGAGGTGTTCGCGCTCATCGGTCCTAACGGCGCGGGCAAGACCACCCTCGTCCGGGCGCTGACCGGGACGACCGACCCGGACTCGGGGTCGGTGTCGGTGTTCGGGACCGACCCGGAGTCGGCCGACCCCCAGCGTCTGGGACTCCTCCCGCAGGCGTTCGACCCGCCGGAGCGACTGACCGCGCGCGAACTGGTCGAGTACTACGCCGGACTCTACGACGAGGCCCGCGACCCGGAGGCGGTCCTCGCGGAGGTCGGGATGGCGGACGCCGACGAGACGTGGTACGAGAACCTCTCTGGCGGCCAGCGACGCCGCGCTTGCGTCGGTACGGCGCTGGTCAACGACCCCGACCTGCTGTTCCTCGACGAACCGACCACGGGCATCGACCCGGCCGGGCGGCGGGCGCTCTGGTCGCTCATAGAGGAGTTGGCCGACCGCGGGACGACCGTCTTCCTGACGACCCACTACATGGCGGAGGCCGAGCGACTCGCCGACCGGGTGGCACTGCTCGCCGACGGCGAAGTCGCCGCGGCGGGGTCCCCGTCGGCGCTCGTGGCCGAACACGGCGGCCGGACGCGAATCGTGGTCGAGACCGACGCCGACGTGAGTGCGGTCGCCGACGCCTTCGCCGGGACCGACTTCGAAGTCGAGTCGAGCGAGGGCCGACTGGTCGTCGGTGGGGTCGAACCCGAGGACATCGGCGACGTGGTTTCGGCGCTGAACGACCGCGGGGTCGCCTACGAGTCGCTGGCGTGGAAGCAACCCACGCTCGAAGACGCCTTCCTCCGGGTGACCGGGAAGTCGGTCGCGGGCGGGGAAGGCATCTCGGTCGGGACCAACCGCGAGGGCGAACCCGCCTTCGCGGGGGGCGAGCGATGA
- a CDS encoding ABC transporter permease → MSATGRVRSEASAAWRSFVRRRTAVFFTFFFPVILILIFAVLVQTNPTGGGLFAEPPGYYLPGYLAVVVLFTPLSRVGSEVARHREGNRFEKLATTPLSRAEWLLAHTLVNVAIIGIAGLLILGLMALVTGTASLALGPANLALVAAFVGFAVALFCGLGAVLGGLADSQDGVIAASNTIALPLLFLSDTFVTPGLLPAWFRPAMNLSPLTYFARGVRELTYRMSASGAEPLAEAALAGWESNLAVLAVLTVVFFAAGTYAIPRTD, encoded by the coding sequence ATGAGCGCCACCGGCCGGGTCCGGTCGGAAGCGAGTGCGGCGTGGCGCTCGTTCGTCCGGCGGCGGACCGCGGTGTTCTTCACGTTCTTCTTCCCGGTCATCCTCATCCTCATCTTCGCGGTGCTGGTCCAGACGAACCCGACCGGCGGCGGACTGTTCGCGGAACCGCCGGGCTACTACCTGCCGGGGTATCTCGCCGTGGTCGTCCTCTTCACACCGCTCTCGCGAGTGGGGTCGGAGGTCGCACGCCACCGCGAGGGCAACCGCTTCGAGAAACTGGCGACGACGCCGCTGTCGCGCGCCGAGTGGCTCCTGGCCCACACGCTGGTCAACGTCGCCATCATCGGCATCGCCGGTCTGCTCATCCTCGGACTGATGGCGCTGGTGACGGGGACGGCGTCGCTCGCGCTCGGCCCGGCGAACCTCGCGCTGGTGGCGGCGTTCGTCGGATTCGCGGTCGCGCTGTTCTGCGGTCTCGGCGCGGTCCTCGGCGGACTCGCCGACTCCCAAGACGGCGTCATCGCCGCGAGCAACACCATCGCGCTGCCGCTGCTGTTCCTCTCGGACACCTTCGTCACGCCCGGCCTGCTCCCGGCGTGGTTCCGACCCGCGATGAACCTCTCGCCGCTGACCTACTTCGCGCGCGGCGTTCGGGAACTGACCTACCGAATGTCGGCGTCGGGCGCGGAACCGCTCGCGGAGGCGGCGCTCGCCGGGTGGGAGTCCAACCTCGCGGTGCTGGCGGTCCTCACGGTGGTCTTCTTCGCCGCGGGGACCTACGCGATTCCGCGGACGGACTGA
- a CDS encoding M28 family peptidase — MTQWIGRTFTSDAGWNHLEELVDIGDRMAGTDGEREAAESTRDALERVGARDARIEEFDVQGWTRGDSEIRAGDGVQSSIALPRSPDATAAGELVDLGYGLPEDFEETDIEGKVVMAASNVPDYYDRFIHRREKYYYAVEGGAAAFVFRNHVEGCLPPTGSVGTDEDPIGDVPAVGVSKEVGSRLSRRWEGEEVEVAVDADVYDATSQNVHAELGPDTDEEVLVTSHVDAHDIAEGAMDNGAGTAMVVEMARALAEREDELDTKIHFVAYGAEEVGLVGSNVDAENRDLDSIAAIVNNDGVVRGRTLSFYTHGFDALADAAEEVGDDLGHPVKTIPEQGPHSDHWPYVEWGVPGYHVMSETGDEGRGWGHTYADTLDKLEVRDLREQAILLTELTVRLAGEEFEAERKDPEEIAAALEAEDQAEGMKIIGDWPYDE, encoded by the coding sequence ATGACACAGTGGATAGGTCGGACGTTCACCAGCGACGCTGGATGGAACCACTTGGAGGAACTCGTGGACATCGGCGACCGTATGGCGGGAACTGACGGCGAGCGAGAGGCCGCCGAGTCCACTCGGGACGCGCTCGAACGCGTCGGCGCGCGGGACGCCCGAATCGAGGAGTTCGACGTGCAGGGCTGGACTCGCGGCGACAGCGAGATTCGGGCGGGCGACGGCGTTCAGTCGTCCATCGCGCTCCCGCGAAGCCCCGACGCGACCGCGGCGGGCGAACTCGTGGACCTCGGCTACGGCCTGCCCGAGGACTTCGAGGAGACCGACATCGAGGGGAAGGTCGTGATGGCCGCCTCGAACGTCCCCGACTACTACGACCGGTTCATCCACCGACGCGAGAAGTACTACTACGCCGTCGAGGGCGGCGCGGCCGCGTTCGTCTTCCGCAACCACGTCGAAGGCTGTCTCCCGCCGACCGGAAGCGTCGGAACCGACGAGGACCCCATCGGCGACGTCCCCGCGGTGGGCGTCTCGAAGGAGGTCGGGTCCCGACTCTCGCGGCGCTGGGAGGGCGAGGAGGTCGAGGTGGCGGTGGACGCGGACGTCTACGACGCGACGAGCCAGAACGTCCACGCCGAACTCGGCCCCGACACCGACGAGGAAGTCCTCGTCACGAGCCACGTGGACGCCCACGACATCGCGGAGGGCGCCATGGACAACGGCGCGGGCACCGCGATGGTCGTGGAGATGGCCCGCGCGCTCGCGGAGCGCGAGGACGAACTCGACACGAAGATTCACTTCGTCGCGTACGGTGCCGAGGAGGTCGGTCTCGTCGGGTCGAACGTCGACGCCGAGAACCGCGACCTCGACTCTATCGCGGCCATCGTCAACAACGACGGCGTGGTCCGCGGGCGCACGCTCTCGTTCTACACCCACGGGTTCGACGCGCTGGCGGACGCGGCCGAGGAGGTGGGTGACGACCTCGGCCACCCCGTGAAGACGATTCCCGAGCAGGGTCCCCACAGCGACCACTGGCCCTACGTCGAGTGGGGCGTCCCCGGCTACCACGTCATGAGCGAGACCGGCGACGAGGGCCGCGGGTGGGGCCACACCTACGCGGACACGCTCGACAAACTCGAAGTCCGGGACCTCCGCGAGCAGGCGATTCTGCTGACCGAACTGACCGTCCGTCTCGCTGGCGAGGAGTTCGAAGCCGAACGCAAGGACCCAGAGGAGATTGCCGCGGCGCTCGAAGCCGAGGACCAAGCCGAAGGCATGAAGATAATCGGCGACTGGCCCTACGACGAGTAG
- the coxB gene encoding cytochrome c oxidase subunit II, translating into MSSKRTAFATLLGVAALALFADPVLAQGYDSTTEALIQSLNTQLLYMAIPITVLVEGILIYTVWKYRNNDDPKPTKENRRLEISWTIATALVLLVVGYASYGVMANEYVSQASGEIEPENSNAVTVDVYGQKYLWEYNYTGQNVTTTGTLVLPKGKDVILRITSRDWLHSFHVPELGLKQDALPGQYETIKTKPTETGTYQLYCAEYCGVGHSKMLGEVRIVSQQEYQNWLDEQQGNSSS; encoded by the coding sequence ATGAGTTCAAAGCGGACAGCGTTCGCAACGCTACTGGGGGTCGCGGCGCTCGCCCTGTTCGCGGACCCGGTACTTGCGCAGGGATACGACTCCACCACGGAGGCGCTGATACAGTCGCTGAACACCCAGCTGCTGTACATGGCGATTCCCATCACGGTGCTGGTCGAGGGCATCCTCATCTACACCGTGTGGAAGTACCGCAACAACGACGACCCCAAACCGACCAAGGAGAACCGCCGCCTCGAAATCTCGTGGACCATCGCCACGGCGCTGGTCCTGCTGGTCGTCGGCTACGCCTCCTACGGCGTGATGGCCAACGAGTACGTCTCGCAGGCGAGTGGCGAAATCGAACCCGAAAACTCGAACGCCGTGACGGTAGACGTCTACGGCCAGAAGTACCTCTGGGAGTACAACTACACCGGCCAGAACGTCACGACGACGGGCACTCTCGTCCTGCCGAAGGGGAAGGACGTCATCCTCAGGATAACCTCGCGGGACTGGCTCCACTCCTTCCACGTCCCCGAACTCGGACTGAAACAGGACGCGCTCCCCGGACAGTACGAGACCATCAAGACGAAACCGACCGAGACGGGAACCTATCAACTCTACTGCGCCGAGTACTGCGGCGTCGGTCACTCCAAGATGCTCGGTGAAGTTCGTATCGTGAGCCAGCAGGAGTACCAGAACTGGCTCGACGAACAGCAGGGCAACAGTTCGAGCTAA
- a CDS encoding NAD(+)/NADH kinase, with the protein MTLGIVGESALADWIRDAAEPEADVAHASASEVVAADPESVVAVGESALLAVGREGPDAPVLPVNAGPGYGGVSLDASDSDISGDDSDSTDSSTPTKAERERLSSALDALLAREFETDSRTLLAVTVDGERVGPALADVMLVTAEPARISEYAVRSRGERVARFRADGVVVSTPTGSHGYGRSAGGPLLEPGSGVVGVVPVAPFAVNVDHWVLSADRPVTLTVERDEGEVSLLLDDRTVRRVSPHTAVEVVEDGSLDVVRVTESRPFFER; encoded by the coding sequence ATGACGCTCGGAATCGTGGGCGAGAGTGCGCTCGCGGACTGGATTCGCGACGCCGCCGAACCCGAGGCGGACGTGGCTCACGCCTCGGCGAGCGAAGTCGTCGCCGCCGACCCCGAGTCGGTCGTCGCGGTTGGCGAGTCGGCCCTGCTCGCGGTCGGCCGCGAAGGTCCGGACGCGCCCGTCCTCCCCGTGAACGCCGGTCCCGGCTACGGCGGCGTCTCGCTCGACGCGAGCGACTCCGACATCAGCGGCGACGATTCGGACTCCACGGACAGCTCGACCCCGACGAAGGCCGAACGAGAGCGACTGTCGAGCGCGCTCGACGCCCTGCTCGCGCGGGAGTTCGAGACCGACTCGCGGACGCTCCTCGCGGTCACGGTCGACGGCGAGCGCGTAGGTCCCGCGCTGGCAGACGTGATGCTGGTCACCGCCGAACCCGCGCGAATCTCCGAATACGCCGTCCGCTCCCGCGGGGAACGGGTAGCTCGATTCCGCGCGGACGGCGTGGTCGTCTCGACGCCGACCGGAAGCCACGGGTACGGTCGGAGCGCGGGCGGTCCCCTGCTCGAACCCGGGTCGGGCGTCGTCGGCGTCGTCCCGGTCGCCCCGTTCGCCGTGAACGTGGACCACTGGGTACTGTCGGCCGACCGGCCGGTGACGCTGACGGTCGAACGTGACGAGGGCGAGGTCTCGCTGCTGCTCGACGACCGAACGGTCCGCCGCGTCTCACCGCATACGGCCGTCGAGGTGGTCGAAGACGGGTCGCTCGACGTGGTCCGAGTGACCGAGAGTCGCCCCTTCTTCGAGCGGTAG
- the cyoE gene encoding heme o synthase, translating to MLAGTAIGVYLLVVVGATTALTDAAAACPTWPACHGRWLVPLDRPKLAVAWGHRVAALGVALALAATTALAWATDTEGRVRAALTTSAVLYPAQVGLGAFAATTATPALLSAVHLVVGMAIFGGIVVALAWTLEPETFDEPTGVEDPEEVPDAHEPSPAPTAARPDGLLARAKRTGFAYFRLMKPRLMWLLCLVASAAMALAAGSSSALQVETVVATLTGGVLSIGASGTFNHVLERDVDKKMNRTADRPAATDQIPVRNAVAFGVLLVALSLGAFLTVNVLAAALGMFAILFYSVIYTLLLKPNTVQNTVIGGFAGALPALIGGAAVTGRIGLPAVVLAGVIFLWTPAHFYNLALAYKDDYARGGFPMMPVVRGEAVTRKHILLYLGATLLAAGLLSAVTTLGLVYAGTSVAFGALFLWAVVRLHHERTEQAAFRSFHASNAYLGALLLAVVVDALVF from the coding sequence ATGCTCGCTGGCACCGCCATCGGCGTCTACCTGCTGGTGGTCGTCGGTGCGACCACGGCACTGACCGACGCCGCTGCCGCCTGCCCGACGTGGCCCGCGTGTCACGGTCGCTGGCTGGTCCCGCTGGACCGGCCGAAACTCGCAGTCGCGTGGGGCCACCGGGTCGCCGCGCTCGGCGTCGCCCTCGCGCTCGCGGCGACGACCGCCCTCGCGTGGGCGACGGACACCGAAGGGAGAGTCCGGGCCGCGCTCACCACCTCGGCGGTCCTCTACCCGGCGCAGGTCGGACTCGGCGCGTTCGCGGCGACCACCGCCACGCCCGCCCTGCTGTCGGCGGTCCACCTCGTCGTCGGCATGGCCATCTTCGGCGGCATCGTCGTCGCGCTCGCGTGGACGCTCGAACCCGAGACGTTCGACGAACCCACCGGTGTCGAGGACCCCGAGGAGGTACCCGACGCGCACGAACCGTCTCCGGCACCGACCGCGGCCCGACCCGACGGCCTCCTCGCGCGAGCCAAGCGGACCGGGTTCGCCTACTTCCGACTGATGAAGCCCCGACTGATGTGGCTGCTCTGTCTCGTCGCGTCGGCGGCGATGGCGCTCGCTGCCGGGTCGTCGTCGGCCCTACAGGTCGAGACGGTGGTCGCCACTCTCACGGGCGGCGTCCTCTCCATCGGCGCGTCGGGGACCTTCAATCACGTCCTCGAACGCGACGTGGACAAGAAGATGAACCGGACCGCAGACCGCCCCGCGGCGACCGACCAGATTCCGGTCCGGAACGCCGTGGCGTTCGGCGTCCTGCTGGTCGCGCTCTCACTGGGTGCGTTCCTGACGGTGAACGTGTTGGCGGCCGCGCTGGGGATGTTCGCCATCCTGTTCTACAGCGTCATCTACACGCTGTTGCTCAAGCCCAACACCGTCCAGAACACGGTCATCGGCGGTTTCGCCGGGGCGCTCCCGGCGCTCATCGGCGGGGCCGCCGTCACGGGCAGAATCGGCCTGCCCGCAGTCGTGCTGGCGGGCGTCATCTTCCTCTGGACCCCCGCTCACTTCTACAACCTCGCGCTGGCGTACAAGGACGACTACGCCCGCGGCGGGTTCCCGATGATGCCCGTGGTCCGAGGCGAGGCGGTCACCCGCAAGCACATTCTGCTCTACCTCGGTGCGACCCTGCTCGCGGCGGGTCTGCTCTCCGCGGTCACGACGCTCGGACTGGTCTACGCAGGGACCAGCGTCGCGTTCGGCGCGCTCTTCCTGTGGGCGGTCGTCCGCCTCCACCACGAGCGAACCGAGCAGGCGGCGTTCCGGTCGTTCCACGCCTCGAACGCGTACCTCGGCGCGCTGTTGCTCGCGGTCGTCGTGGACGCGCTCGTGTTCTGA